The following proteins are encoded in a genomic region of Cyclonatronum proteinivorum:
- a CDS encoding CotH kinase family protein: protein MLFPLPALLLRAVCAGIPLLLFIMPLHFAHAQVLINEFQASNQTTIADEDGDFEDWIELFNAGAEAVNLSGYGLTDDPERPYRWIFPPVSIAPGQHLLVWASGKDRRLAFGELHTNFSISSSGEPLQLTAPDGSIADFLPAVALPGDFSYGRFPDGSDDFFFYDEPSPAAPNEANGWLGILPPPALSHASGFYPADFQLTVTSASGDPIRFTTDGSLPDADSPFFDASGITVTDRTSEGAVISLIPTAGSWQPPLGEVPRAFTVTARTFREGWFPSEPVTATYFVTNQGRFSHELPVLSIVTPPENLFDPDIGIYVFGNAPNGNFWERGEAWERPAVFTFFETGGEPVWEGGTGVRIHGGTSRRLPQKSLRLYWRNRYGEDALRYPIFGDYPVQEFRRLILRMAGQDDIYTFLRDPIMQRIAEGLPMDFQAFRPAVLYINGEYWGIHNIRERYDRHYIGSHHPVVPENLDLLNHTNLEIVEGDRQHYESMLAFISQNGLTDDANFAWLETQMDVDSFTDFKIAEAFFYRWDIGNIRHWRERIPGSRWRWMMLDLDTGFGGFWSFDEPWTFNMLDYLTEPNGPWTGFQGHNQNRPAATFLLRKMLENEAYRQHFITRFADLLNSWFVPERAHEIIDEFAALIDAEIPAQVSRWRRIQSYSFWQQQLEVMHTFADLRPEFQFQQLLEFAGLGETYTLSVELAQPGSGSVGVNTLTVNGNLPGTSAEVFPWSGRYPAGLPLTLIAKPFGGFAFSHWEVNGGVFTHPELPLTPETDLLVRAVYAPGGDDDFELPPFALEPGSPYAFSGWEADATPGSFPPNMQFVFMDEADPALNASIAGTVSGAYNLESRTRINGLDGDGIAFLNTANADGNPGFPGTRLGGVLLALDTRQAEAVNLSFEAGTLLPNSREYAWRLQYRIGDAGPFQDIIGPDGAPVSYLRSEESGHTRFFEDIPLPAEAVGMPYVQLLWRYHYTGVRHDEASGARTWLRLNTITAETAIPSHLPEEETERITQIQLHQNYPNPFNPATHIGFSLPESAEVWLEVFNVQGQRVAVLADGRRFAAGQHQLQFSAGALASGVYLYRLRVNPGQGAAMVQTRKMLLLR, encoded by the coding sequence ATGCTGTTTCCCTTACCGGCTTTGCTCCTGCGGGCTGTATGTGCCGGAATTCCGCTGCTTCTGTTTATAATGCCGCTTCATTTTGCCCATGCGCAGGTGCTAATCAATGAATTTCAGGCTTCCAACCAAACAACCATTGCTGATGAAGACGGCGATTTCGAAGACTGGATCGAGCTGTTCAATGCAGGCGCGGAAGCGGTAAACCTCAGCGGCTACGGTCTCACCGACGACCCCGAGCGTCCCTATCGCTGGATTTTCCCACCGGTCAGCATTGCGCCCGGTCAGCATTTGCTGGTCTGGGCGTCCGGCAAGGACCGCCGCCTGGCTTTCGGTGAGCTTCATACCAATTTCAGCATTTCTTCCTCCGGGGAGCCGCTTCAGCTCACCGCGCCGGATGGCAGCATTGCCGACTTTCTCCCCGCGGTCGCCCTGCCCGGAGATTTCTCCTACGGCCGCTTCCCCGACGGCTCTGATGATTTCTTTTTTTATGATGAGCCCAGCCCTGCGGCACCCAACGAAGCCAACGGCTGGCTCGGCATTCTCCCCCCGCCCGCATTATCGCACGCATCGGGTTTCTACCCCGCCGACTTCCAGTTGACCGTGACCTCCGCCTCCGGCGACCCCATCCGCTTTACAACCGACGGCAGTCTCCCGGACGCTGACTCCCCGTTTTTCGATGCTTCAGGCATTACCGTAACTGACCGCACGAGCGAGGGCGCGGTCATCTCCCTCATCCCCACAGCCGGAAGCTGGCAGCCGCCGCTGGGTGAAGTGCCGCGCGCCTTCACGGTCACGGCCCGGACTTTCCGCGAGGGCTGGTTCCCGAGCGAGCCGGTCACGGCGACCTATTTCGTCACCAATCAGGGACGCTTCTCACATGAGTTGCCGGTGCTCAGCATCGTGACGCCGCCCGAAAACCTGTTCGACCCCGACATCGGCATTTACGTGTTCGGCAATGCACCCAACGGCAATTTCTGGGAGCGCGGGGAAGCATGGGAGCGGCCCGCGGTCTTCACGTTCTTCGAAACCGGCGGCGAGCCGGTTTGGGAAGGCGGCACCGGCGTCCGGATTCACGGGGGCACCTCCCGGCGGCTGCCGCAAAAATCGCTGCGGCTGTACTGGCGCAACCGCTACGGCGAAGACGCCCTCCGCTACCCCATTTTCGGGGATTACCCCGTGCAGGAATTCCGCCGCCTCATCCTGCGCATGGCCGGTCAGGACGACATCTACACGTTCCTCCGCGACCCCATCATGCAGCGCATCGCAGAAGGGCTGCCGATGGATTTTCAGGCGTTCCGGCCCGCGGTGCTCTACATCAACGGCGAATACTGGGGCATTCACAACATCCGGGAGCGCTACGACCGGCACTACATCGGCAGCCATCATCCTGTTGTTCCGGAAAATCTCGATCTCCTCAATCACACCAATCTCGAAATTGTTGAAGGCGACCGGCAGCACTACGAGTCCATGCTGGCGTTCATCAGTCAGAACGGGCTGACCGATGACGCCAACTTTGCTTGGCTCGAAACACAGATGGATGTGGACAGCTTCACCGATTTCAAAATTGCGGAAGCCTTTTTTTACCGCTGGGATATCGGCAACATCCGGCACTGGCGCGAGCGCATTCCCGGCAGCCGATGGCGCTGGATGATGCTCGATCTCGACACCGGCTTCGGCGGCTTCTGGAGCTTCGATGAGCCCTGGACCTTCAACATGCTCGACTACCTCACCGAACCCAACGGCCCCTGGACGGGCTTTCAGGGGCACAATCAGAACCGTCCGGCGGCGACCTTCCTGCTGCGCAAAATGCTCGAAAACGAAGCGTACCGCCAACACTTCATCACCCGCTTCGCCGACCTCCTCAACTCCTGGTTCGTCCCCGAGCGCGCGCATGAAATCATTGACGAATTCGCGGCCCTGATTGACGCCGAAATCCCGGCGCAGGTCAGCCGCTGGCGCCGCATTCAGAGCTACAGCTTCTGGCAGCAGCAGCTCGAGGTGATGCACACCTTCGCGGACTTACGGCCCGAATTCCAGTTTCAGCAGCTGCTTGAATTTGCCGGACTCGGGGAAACCTACACCCTCAGCGTGGAGCTTGCGCAGCCCGGCAGCGGCAGCGTGGGCGTCAACACCCTCACCGTGAACGGCAATTTGCCGGGAACCAGCGCAGAGGTGTTCCCGTGGAGCGGACGCTATCCCGCGGGACTGCCCCTGACCCTCATCGCCAAACCTTTCGGTGGCTTCGCCTTCAGTCACTGGGAAGTGAACGGGGGTGTCTTCACGCATCCCGAACTCCCCCTCACGCCCGAAACCGATCTGCTGGTGCGCGCGGTTTATGCACCCGGCGGAGATGATGATTTTGAGCTCCCGCCTTTTGCCCTTGAGCCGGGTAGTCCCTACGCGTTTTCAGGCTGGGAGGCCGATGCCACGCCCGGCAGCTTTCCCCCGAACATGCAGTTTGTGTTTATGGATGAAGCCGATCCGGCCCTGAACGCGTCCATCGCAGGAACCGTGAGCGGCGCCTACAACCTGGAAAGCCGCACGCGTATCAACGGTTTGGACGGAGATGGGATCGCTTTCCTGAATACGGCCAACGCGGACGGAAATCCGGGTTTTCCGGGCACCCGTTTGGGCGGCGTACTCCTCGCACTCGATACGCGCCAAGCCGAAGCGGTGAACCTCAGTTTTGAAGCCGGAACCCTACTGCCCAACTCCCGCGAATACGCCTGGCGCCTGCAGTACCGCATCGGCGATGCCGGACCGTTTCAGGATATTATCGGTCCGGATGGCGCCCCCGTAAGCTACCTTCGTTCCGAAGAGAGTGGTCATACCCGTTTTTTTGAAGATATCCCGCTACCGGCTGAAGCGGTTGGCATGCCCTATGTGCAGCTGCTGTGGCGCTATCATTACACCGGTGTGCGGCACGATGAAGCCTCCGGTGCCCGCACCTGGCTGCGGCTCAACACCATAACGGCTGAAACGGCAATCCCATCGCATCTGCCGGAAGAAGAAACCGAACGCATCACCCAAATACAGCTTCACCAAAACTATCCCAACCCGTTCAACCCCGCGACGCATATCGGTTTTTCCCTGCCGGAGTCTGCGGAGGTCTGGCTGGAAGTTTTCAACGTGCAGGGGCAGCGGGTCGCGGTTCTCGCCGACGGGCGCCGGTTTGCGGCGGGTCAGCATCAGCTGCAGTTCAGCGCCGGGGCACTGGCAAGCGGGGTGTACCTGTACCGCCTCCGGGTGAATCCGGGGCAGGGCGCGGCGATGGTGCAAACACGAAAAATGCTGCTATTGCGGTGA
- a CDS encoding DUF2207 domain-containing protein encodes MFMFKQAPIFYVLLCSIFLIAGLPVGGSLHAKDYEITGISILAEIRANGEVAITEERTFLFEGSYSWFEQDIRRQGFLEIRDFEVSEGSSLFRKDDSGEPGTFSVRESRRDVTIRTNFSATDESRTFTLRYVLKGAIASDGEWAEFIWTYLGSDWERAHQNIRIEIRLPEALPEDELVAWQLSRAINPSLEVLADRVLFTADRNRGDRTLRIRAFFPDQLVSGTVPSEIALNPFEIMQEREAEAARKAQRIAFLIPLGWLLSVVALGVAMLLVLRYRKRPQLAEHFPDLLEAPPSDLPPALAGWMFRNLYSDHNSRFVSTIFDLSRKGYFRISQETEMTGMFKKKETPVYVLSRTNKSDTSALRDWERQLVELLEERLNGKTKRLDELFKFGAKESQQQSAFLKWWNKWFEAIGAEARSHAWTVDNTKPMVINLMVQVMLLLFSFFLIIYTSEVSAVSGVALLISSLLGALLTLALNVRTEEGERVYRRWKAYREALKAGRVDLRPELKGVHIVYGIVFGLGKKKMDGLISRIDPQPDDLSWMIFMPGHFPNASVFSGVIHSTVMATTSSISSSTGAGAVGGAAGGGGGGRAG; translated from the coding sequence ATGTTTATGTTTAAGCAGGCACCTATTTTTTATGTACTCCTTTGCAGCATTTTCCTGATTGCGGGCCTGCCGGTCGGCGGCTCCCTACACGCCAAAGATTACGAAATCACCGGCATCTCCATTCTGGCCGAAATCCGTGCCAATGGGGAGGTTGCCATCACGGAGGAGCGGACTTTTTTATTTGAGGGCAGCTACAGCTGGTTCGAGCAGGACATCCGGCGGCAGGGATTCCTTGAGATCCGGGATTTTGAGGTGAGTGAAGGCAGCAGCCTGTTTCGAAAAGATGACAGCGGTGAGCCCGGCACCTTTTCGGTTCGCGAATCCCGGCGCGATGTGACCATACGCACCAACTTCAGCGCGACCGATGAAAGCCGCACCTTCACCCTGCGCTACGTGCTTAAAGGCGCCATCGCTTCTGACGGTGAGTGGGCTGAGTTTATCTGGACCTATCTCGGCTCAGACTGGGAAAGGGCGCATCAGAATATCCGAATCGAAATACGCCTGCCCGAGGCCCTACCGGAAGATGAACTCGTGGCCTGGCAGCTGTCACGGGCGATTAATCCATCGCTCGAGGTACTGGCTGATCGGGTGCTTTTCACAGCCGACCGCAACCGGGGCGACCGCACACTTCGCATACGCGCTTTTTTTCCGGATCAGCTTGTAAGCGGCACGGTACCTTCTGAAATAGCGCTCAACCCGTTTGAAATCATGCAGGAACGTGAGGCGGAAGCCGCGCGCAAAGCGCAGCGCATTGCTTTTCTGATTCCGCTTGGCTGGCTGCTCTCTGTTGTTGCCCTGGGGGTAGCCATGCTGCTGGTGCTGCGGTACAGGAAGCGTCCGCAGTTGGCCGAGCACTTCCCTGACCTGCTGGAAGCCCCGCCTTCTGATCTGCCCCCTGCCCTTGCCGGCTGGATGTTCCGCAACCTCTACAGCGATCACAACAGCCGGTTTGTGAGCACCATATTTGATCTGTCCCGCAAAGGCTATTTCCGGATTTCTCAGGAGACGGAAATGACCGGTATGTTTAAGAAGAAAGAGACGCCGGTTTATGTGCTCAGCCGTACCAACAAGTCAGATACTTCCGCGTTACGGGACTGGGAAAGACAGCTTGTGGAGCTTCTGGAAGAACGGCTGAACGGCAAAACAAAACGTTTGGACGAGCTTTTTAAATTTGGCGCCAAAGAGTCTCAACAACAAAGCGCCTTTTTAAAATGGTGGAACAAGTGGTTTGAAGCCATCGGCGCAGAGGCGCGAAGCCATGCATGGACCGTGGACAATACGAAGCCGATGGTGATCAATCTGATGGTGCAGGTCATGCTCCTGCTTTTTTCTTTTTTCCTGATTATTTACACGAGTGAAGTGAGTGCGGTGAGTGGTGTTGCCCTGCTGATCAGCTCGCTTCTGGGCGCACTGCTTACCCTCGCGCTCAATGTGCGCACGGAGGAAGGCGAACGGGTTTACCGGCGCTGGAAGGCCTATCGTGAAGCCCTGAAAGCGGGGCGGGTTGACCTGAGACCTGAACTCAAAGGCGTTCATATTGTGTATGGGATTGTGTTCGGGCTGGGCAAAAAGAAGATGGACGGGCTCATCAGCCGGATCGACCCGCAGCCCGACGACCTGAGCTGGATGATTTTTATGCCCGGTCATTTCCCGAATGCGTCGGTGTTTTCGGGCGTCATTCACAGCACGGTCATGGCCACTACTTCGAGTATCAGCTCAAGTACCGGGGCCGGCGCCGTAGGTGGTGCAGCGGGCGGCGGTGGCGGCGGAAGGGCCGGATAG